One Malania oleifera isolate guangnan ecotype guangnan chromosome 10, ASM2987363v1, whole genome shotgun sequence genomic region harbors:
- the LOC131166751 gene encoding pectinesterase-like, with product MTHQLVFVTLTVLIICLLFSQHKPTSGNSLASPNQWCSQTPFPQICEQPLSGHPNSGIVEQKSDFLKLALQLALDGAVHAQSIVDSLGSKCNDKNEIAAWLDCRKLYGYTVSRLNKTILTTNCTQIDSQTWLSTALTNLETCQAGFVELGVIKHILPLMLIDSVGNLIRNALALNKLLSSKFEVEVSNRYEDDGFFDWVKPSDQKLLRQPSSSLASQANLVVAKDGSGNYQTIGEAIINAASKWSGSGRFVIWVKEGTYIENVEIGLKNIMLVGDGIGKTIITGSRSVQAGYTTFNSSTVSITGDGFLSRGITYQNTAGAINKQAVALVSLSDLSAFYQCSFEGYQDTIYVHSGRQFIRECDIYGTVDFIFGNAAVVFQKCNIYVRKPIYNINVVTAQGRTDPNQNTGISIHNSKVIAAPELKAVQNGTVCTYLGRPWQKYSRTVFIVSYLDNLIDPAGWTEWDGNFALDTLYYGEYGNTGDGASTKNRVKWSGYHVLNVAEASKFTVENFISGSDWLASTGVPFDLGL from the exons ATGACTCATCAACTAGTATTTGTAACACTCACGGTACTTATTATATGTCTACTTTTTTCTCAACACAAACCTACTTCTGGCAATAGTCTAGCTAGTCCAAACCAGTGGTGCAGCCAAACCCCTTTCCCCCAAATTTGTGAGCAGCCCCTTAGCGGTCATCCTAACTCTGGTATTGTCGAGCAAAAGTCTGATTTTCTAAAGTTGGCACTACAACTAGCTTTGGACGGCGCTGTCCATGCCCAGAGCATTGTTGATTCACTAGGCTCCAAATGCAACGACAAAAATGAAATAGCTGCTTGGCTTGATTGTCGCAAACTCTACGGCTATACTGTCTCGCGCCTCAACAAAACAATTCTCACCACAAACTGCACACAGATAGATTCACAAACATGGCTTAGCACTGCCCTTACCAACCTCGAAACCTGTCAAGCCGGGTTTGTGGAGCTCGGGGTTATCAAGCACATATTGCCCTTAATGTTAATTGACAGCGTGGGGAACTTGATTCGCAATGCTTTGGCTCTCAACAAGTTACTATCATCAAAATTTGAAGTAGAAGTGTCTAATAGGTATGAAGACGATGGTTTTTTTGATTGGGTGAAACCCAGCGATCAAAAGCTCTTACGACAACCTTCTTCATCCCTAGCTTCTCAAGCGAATTTGGTGGTGGCAAAAGATGGGTCGGGAAATTACCAAACGATAGGGGAAGCGATCATTAATGCAGCATCAAAGTGGTCAGGGAGCGGAAGATTTGTAATTTGGGTGAAGGAAGGGACATATATTGAAAATGTTGAGATAGGATTGAAGAATATAATGCTGGTGGGGGATGGTATTGGCAAAACTATAATCACCGGTAGCAGGAGTGTACAAGCCGGCTATACAACATTCAACTCATCTACTGTAT cTATTACTGGCGATGGATTCCTAAGTCGAGGCATAACATATCAGAACACCGCCGGAGCAATCAATAAGCAGGCCGTAGCACTCGTTTCCTTATCTGATCTTTCAGCATTCTACCAGTGTAGCTTTGAAGGGTACCAAGATACTATTTACGTCCATTCTGGAAGACAGTTTATCAGGGAATGTGATATTTATGGAACCGTCGACTTCATATTCGGAAATGCTGCAGTAGTATTCCAGAAGTGTAACATCTATGTAAGAAAGCCCATTTACAATATCAATGTGGTGACAGCCCAAGGGAGGACTGACCCTAACCAGAACACTGGAATCTCCATTCACAATTCTAAAGTCATTGCTGCTCCTGAGCTTAAGGCCGTTCAGAATGGCACTGTTTGTACATACCTTGGAAGGCCATGGCAGAAGTACTCGCGAACAGTCTTTATCGTTAGTTACCTAGATAATCTGATAGATCCGGCAGGGTGGACAGAATGGGATGGGAACTTTGCTCTTGACACCTTGTATTATGGAGAGTATGGTAACACAGGAGATGGGGCATCCACCAAGAACAGAGTGAAATGGTCTGGCTATCATGTTCTCAATGTCGCTGAAGCTTCCAAATTCACTGTTGAAAATTTTATATCTGGAAGTGATTGGTTGGCATCCACCGGCGTGCCTTTTGATCTAGGCCTTTGA